The following proteins come from a genomic window of Amaranthus tricolor cultivar Red isolate AtriRed21 chromosome 14, ASM2621246v1, whole genome shotgun sequence:
- the LOC130800015 gene encoding gamma-interferon-responsive lysosomal thiol protein-like, with product MCTFQPTKVSLFTRLNLAQNQTSMASHFQSILLFVVLNILLIQPYNLNPCYAQIISNPIQKVDLTLYYETLCPYCSYFIAHHLVTLFTDDLISMVNLRLVPWGNSLLLPSGYFQCQHGSGECMLNTVEACAINVYPDTNKHYFLIQCIERLVYEKREAEWQNCFAQVSIDPQPIFDCYNQGLGRRLELQYAYETSQLNPPHAYVPWVLVNNQPLYEDYQNVIAYVCRAYQGTQVPAACKTSSSQFMPDSIGDDKADYSMSKKACYAGIHQNVTSFVPTEILQQNREVFT from the exons ATGTGTACTTTCCAACCTACCAAAGTCAGTTTATTTACTCGACTAAATTTAGCACAAAACCAAACATCAATGGCTTCTCATTTTCAAAGTATCCTTTTGTTTGTTGTACTAAACATACTATTGATTCAGCCCTACAACCTTAACCCATGTTATGCCCAAATTATCTCAAACCCAATTCAAAAAGTTGATCTTACTTTGTATTATGAGACACTTTGTCCTTATTGTTCTTatttcattgctcatcatttaGTGACACTTTTTACTGATGATCTTATTTCTATGGTTAATCTTCGGCTTGTTCCTTGGGGCaattctcttcttcttccttctggTTATTTCCAATGTCAG CATGGCTCTGGAGAGTGCATGCTGAATACTGTTGAAGCCTGTGCCATTAATGTTTATCCTGATACT AACAAGCATTATTTCTTGATACAATGCATAGAGAGGTTGGTGTATGAAAAAAGAGAAGCAGAATGGCAGAATTGTTTCGCTCAAGTATCGATAGACCCTCAGCCTATCTTTGACTGCTATAATCAAGGACTTGGTCGAAGG CTAGAATTACAATATGCATACGAAACGAGCCAGCTAAACCCACCTCACGCGTATGTACCTTGGGTGCTTGTCAACAATCAGCCCCTCTACGAG GATTACCAAAACGTAATCGCTTACGTTTGTAGAGCATACCAAGGTACACAAGTTCCAGCAGCTTGTAAGACTAGTTCATCTCAGTTTATGCCCGACTCGATTGGTGATGACAAAGCAGATTATTCTATGTCTAAGAAGGCGTGCTACGCAGGCATCCATCAGAATGTAACCTCGTTTGTGCCAACAGAAATCCTTCAGCAGAATCGAGAAGTTTTCACGTGA